A single window of Nicotiana sylvestris chromosome 3, ASM39365v2, whole genome shotgun sequence DNA harbors:
- the LOC104234993 gene encoding uncharacterized protein produces MVLHKRIPKATGKRCMESMGWLITVGDDEGEINLLHPFSGVQFELPHQNTTENYDNHATLHLMTFFQKAVLSGSPHTSDYILMVIEGDIDFLSFWRPGDLRWTRIEEQTPQSTIGDVVHFNGHFYAFDFFWPRDVDGPEPTKTHIVAQQPFGPRDSRDKLYILESLGSLFVVVRVGGRARHVKDDYDRIPLTFIPVEGVVAELTYGTTDFQVFQVDLASGKVTRTKELGDRSFFFLGANASISVQASQFPGIKPNHIYFTDDYWETYLHYEEGGGLDMGVFSLADGSIQPHYKGVSLSHFCPPIWVTPTLC; encoded by the coding sequence ATGGTTTTGCATAAGCGGATTCCAAAGGCCACCGGAAAACGATGTATGGAGTCTATGGGATGGCTTATTACTGTTGGAGATGACGAAGGTGAAATTAATTTGCTACATCCTTTTTCCGGTGTTCAGTTTGAATTGCCGCATCAAAATACCACCGAGAATTATGATAACCACGCAACGCTTCACTTAATGACCTTCTTCCAAAAAGCAGTTTTGTCAGGTAGTCCTCATACATCGGACTACATTCTCATGGTCATCGAGGGAGACATCGACTTTCTCAGTTTTTGGAGACCAGGAGATTTGAGATGGACCAGAATTGAGGAACAAACCCCTCAGTCTACAATTGGTGATGTGGTACACTTTAATGGCCATTTTTATGCATTCGATTTTTTTTGGCCGCGTGATGTTGATGGCCCTGAACCCACTAAAACTCACATAGTAGCTCAGCAACCATTTGGTCCTAGGGACTCTCGAGATAAGTTATACATCCTAGAATCATTAGGATCCTTATTTGTAGTTGTGCGCGTTGGTGGCCGAGCAAGGCACGTCAAAGATGATTACGACAGGATTCCACTGACCTTTATCCCAGTAGAAGGTGTTGTGGCGGAGCTAACATATGGGACAACCGATTTTCAAGTTTTCCAGGTCGATTTAGCTTCTGGCAAAGTGACACGAACCAAGGAATTAGGGGAcagatcttttttttttctaggtGCTAATGCTTCTATTTCGGTCCAAGCTTCTCAATTTCCAGGAATCAAGCCCAATCATATTTATTTTACAGACGACTATTGGGAGACATACCTCCACTATGAAGAAGGAGGCGGGTTGGACATGGGGGTGTTCAGCTTAGCAGATGGAAGTATCCAGCCGCATTACAAGGGCGTTTCCCTCAGTCATTTTTGTCCTCCAATTTGGGTCACACCAACTCTGTGTTAG